A genome region from Roseofilum capinflatum BLCC-M114 includes the following:
- a CDS encoding segregation/condensation protein A, producing MDSSSASLPPLELSQSQPWQSSPSPQDLGISLLIEMAQRGEIDPWDVQVIDVIDRVLEQLNSRAATDPQDQSVNRADLSESGQVFLYASMLVLLKAESLEEDSNELSPEEFADELDDYEDQPDGSRPRIPFRLENQLRRRAIARPVKQRRVTLQELIDQLQTMSQTLADRSGKSPRRRPLSRAQTAKAIRQLAHEENLSEVAEKLEKFLGQYGATEEEQPEWLELEQLLVSHPQCDRVGTFWGLLLLSAQSKVELKQEEFYQDLKIRVLGELSPA from the coding sequence ATGGATTCGTCTTCTGCGTCCTTACCTCCCCTAGAATTGAGTCAATCCCAACCGTGGCAATCCTCTCCTTCTCCCCAAGATCTAGGGATCTCCTTATTAATCGAAATGGCCCAACGGGGAGAAATCGATCCGTGGGATGTGCAAGTGATTGATGTGATCGATCGCGTCTTAGAACAACTCAACTCCCGTGCTGCAACCGATCCTCAAGATCAGAGTGTTAATCGGGCGGACTTATCGGAATCGGGTCAAGTCTTTCTCTACGCCTCCATGCTCGTCCTCTTAAAAGCTGAAAGTCTAGAAGAAGATAGCAATGAGCTTTCCCCGGAAGAGTTCGCAGACGAATTGGACGATTATGAAGACCAGCCCGATGGATCTCGTCCTCGCATCCCTTTTCGCTTAGAAAACCAACTGCGTCGCCGGGCCATTGCGCGACCGGTCAAACAGCGACGAGTCACGCTGCAAGAGCTGATCGATCAACTGCAAACCATGAGCCAAACCCTGGCAGACCGCTCCGGGAAGTCGCCTCGTCGTCGCCCCCTGTCCCGGGCCCAAACGGCCAAAGCCATCCGCCAATTGGCCCATGAAGAAAATTTATCGGAAGTGGCAGAAAAATTAGAGAAGTTTCTCGGTCAATATGGGGCCACTGAGGAGGAGCAACCGGAATGGCTCGAACTCGAACAACTGTTGGTTTCCCATCCCCAATGCGATCGCGTGGGCACATTCTGGGGCCTGCTCTTGCTCTCAGCCCAATCGAAAGTCGAACTCAAACAAGAAGAATTCTATCAAGACCTAAAAATCCGCGTCCTGGGCGAACTGAGTCCGGCTTAA
- a CDS encoding NDP-sugar synthase has translation MKAMILAAGKGTRVRPITYTIPKPMIPILQKPVMEFLLELLRQHGFDQVMVNVSHLANEIESYFRDGQRFGVQIGYSFEGRIEPDGTLVGDALGSAGGMRRIQDYNPFFDDTFVVLCGDALIDLDLTQAIKWHKEKGAIATVIMKSVPKEEVSSYGVIVTDEDGRVKSFQEKPSVEEAISTDINTGIYIFEPEVLKYIPSGQEYDIGGDLFPKLVEMGAPFYGISMDFQWVDIGKVPDYWRAVRGVLLGEIKNVSIPGQEVAPGIYTGLNVAIDWDKVDITGPVYIGGMTKIEDGAKIVGPAMIGPSCHICSGATVKNSVIFEYSRLGPDVRLVDKLVFGRYCVDKTGASIDVRSAALDWLITDTRAVPVPFPPEEQQAIAELLESDS, from the coding sequence ATGAAAGCCATGATTCTGGCGGCTGGTAAGGGAACTCGTGTCCGGCCCATCACCTACACCATTCCCAAACCGATGATTCCCATCCTACAAAAACCGGTAATGGAGTTTCTCCTAGAACTGTTGCGCCAGCATGGGTTTGACCAGGTGATGGTCAATGTGAGCCACCTGGCCAATGAAATCGAAAGCTATTTTCGGGACGGACAACGGTTTGGGGTACAAATTGGTTATTCTTTTGAAGGAAGAATTGAACCGGATGGAACCCTAGTGGGAGATGCATTAGGATCGGCGGGGGGAATGCGCCGCATTCAAGATTATAATCCGTTTTTTGATGATACCTTTGTGGTCTTGTGTGGGGATGCCCTGATTGATTTGGATTTAACCCAGGCGATTAAGTGGCATAAGGAAAAAGGGGCGATCGCCACAGTAATTATGAAATCTGTCCCCAAAGAAGAAGTGTCGAGTTATGGGGTGATCGTTACTGATGAGGACGGACGGGTGAAGTCCTTCCAAGAAAAGCCCTCCGTTGAAGAAGCCATTAGTACCGATATTAATACCGGGATTTATATCTTTGAGCCAGAGGTGCTGAAGTATATTCCCTCTGGCCAAGAATATGATATTGGGGGCGATCTGTTTCCCAAATTAGTGGAAATGGGAGCGCCTTTTTATGGCATTTCCATGGATTTCCAATGGGTAGATATTGGTAAAGTGCCGGACTATTGGCGAGCTGTGCGCGGAGTGCTGCTCGGAGAGATTAAGAATGTGTCTATTCCCGGACAGGAAGTAGCTCCTGGCATTTATACGGGATTGAATGTAGCGATTGATTGGGATAAAGTTGATATTACTGGCCCCGTTTATATTGGCGGTATGACCAAAATCGAAGATGGGGCGAAAATTGTCGGCCCGGCCATGATTGGCCCTAGTTGTCATATTTGTAGCGGGGCAACGGTGAAAAATAGTGTGATTTTCGAGTATTCGCGCCTCGGCCCCGATGTGCGTTTGGTGGATAAACTGGTCTTTGGACGCTATTGTGTGGATAAAACGGGCGCATCCATTGACGTGCGATCGGCTGCATTGGATTGGTTGATTACCGATACCCGCGCCGTGCCTGTTCCCTTCCCTCCAGAGGAGCAACAGGCGATCGCCGAATTGTTAGAATCCGACTCTTAA
- a CDS encoding carbohydrate ABC transporter permease translates to MHKTRFWPTLGTYSLLIIIAFMMLLPLLWLASTSLKSPGENIFQFPPQLIPEQPTLSNFIEVWQTNPFDRYLFNSFWISALTVGLNLLFCSLAAYPLARLDFQGRQIIFNLIVATILIPFQIVMIPLYILMVQLGLRNTYLGVMLPSLASAFGIFLLRQAFQGVPKELEEAARMDGCSEWEIWWCVMLPSVRPALVTLAIFVFIGSWSDFLWPLIILDQPEMFTLPLGVQRLAGTFSLDWRLIAAGSMISILPILVLFMFVQRYIMSTDAGSGLKG, encoded by the coding sequence ATGCATAAGACCCGATTTTGGCCCACTTTAGGAACCTATAGCTTATTAATCATCATAGCATTTATGATGCTCTTACCGCTACTCTGGTTGGCCAGCACTTCCCTAAAATCACCCGGTGAAAATATCTTTCAATTTCCGCCGCAATTAATTCCAGAACAGCCAACCCTGAGTAACTTTATTGAGGTTTGGCAAACCAACCCCTTTGACCGCTACTTATTCAATAGCTTCTGGATTTCTGCCCTCACTGTCGGACTCAATTTACTCTTTTGTTCCCTGGCGGCTTATCCGTTGGCGCGGCTTGATTTTCAGGGACGACAGATTATTTTCAACCTAATTGTAGCCACCATTTTGATCCCGTTTCAAATTGTGATGATTCCCCTCTATATTTTAATGGTGCAATTGGGACTTAGAAATACTTATTTAGGGGTAATGTTGCCCTCCCTGGCTTCTGCTTTTGGGATTTTCCTGTTACGGCAAGCCTTTCAAGGTGTGCCGAAAGAATTGGAAGAAGCAGCGCGTATGGATGGCTGTTCAGAATGGGAAATTTGGTGGTGTGTGATGTTGCCATCTGTCCGTCCGGCTTTGGTGACTCTGGCGATTTTTGTGTTTATTGGATCGTGGAGCGACTTTTTATGGCCGTTGATTATTTTAGACCAACCGGAAATGTTTACGCTTCCTTTAGGGGTGCAACGGTTGGCAGGGACATTTTCTTTAGATTGGCGTTTAATTGCGGCAGGATCGATGATTTCAATTTTGCCCATTTTAGTGCTGTTTATGTTTGTGCAACGCTATATTATGTCTACGGATGCAGGCAGTGGTTTGAAAGGTTAG